The following proteins come from a genomic window of Aquimarina sp. MAR_2010_214:
- a CDS encoding acetate/propionate family kinase, with product MQILVLNSGSSSIKFQLFTMPDAKVICSGLVERIGLENAKISYASEVNKIEKTVSVNTHKDGLQLIASYLMDDEVGVIRSASEIHSVGHRVVHGGSTFAETVEITEEVKQKIKKLSALAPLHNPANLEGILVAEEIFSDAQQVAVFDTAFHQTIPVEAHKYAIPNKFLDEHNIRVYGFHGTSHKYVSEKATEFLGKEKSRIITIHLGNGCSMTAVKDGKSIDHTLGFAPMNGLIMGTRSGDIDPAVIFYMVNSLGYSLKEVNDLLQKESGMLGLTGYSDLRDIESEAEKGNKDCQLALQMNAYRIKKFIGAYASIMNGLDAIVFTAGIGENSDKIRDLVCKDQEFFGIQLDEEKNSIRSKEIRDISLASSKVKILVIPTNEELEIAKQSFKLLA from the coding sequence ATGCAAATACTTGTACTAAACTCTGGAAGTTCATCTATAAAATTTCAATTATTTACTATGCCCGATGCAAAAGTGATTTGTTCAGGTCTAGTAGAACGGATAGGCCTAGAAAATGCTAAAATCTCCTATGCATCTGAGGTAAACAAAATTGAAAAAACGGTGAGTGTGAATACTCATAAAGATGGTTTGCAATTAATTGCCAGTTATTTGATGGATGATGAAGTAGGAGTGATTCGATCGGCATCAGAAATTCATAGTGTTGGTCATAGAGTGGTTCATGGAGGAAGTACGTTTGCAGAAACAGTTGAAATAACAGAAGAAGTAAAACAAAAAATCAAAAAACTTTCTGCGTTAGCACCATTACATAATCCTGCAAATTTGGAAGGAATTTTGGTTGCCGAAGAAATTTTTTCTGACGCACAACAAGTAGCCGTATTTGATACAGCTTTTCATCAAACCATTCCTGTAGAAGCTCATAAATATGCTATTCCGAATAAATTTTTGGATGAGCATAATATCAGAGTATATGGTTTTCACGGTACCAGTCATAAATACGTTTCAGAAAAAGCTACAGAATTTTTAGGAAAAGAAAAATCCAGAATTATTACAATCCACTTAGGAAATGGATGTAGTATGACTGCTGTTAAGGATGGTAAAAGTATTGATCATACTTTAGGATTTGCACCTATGAATGGCCTAATTATGGGAACTCGGTCTGGAGATATTGATCCTGCAGTGATCTTTTATATGGTTAATTCCTTAGGATATTCACTAAAAGAAGTGAATGATCTCTTACAAAAAGAAAGTGGAATGTTGGGATTAACAGGGTATAGCGATTTACGAGATATTGAATCTGAAGCGGAAAAAGGAAATAAAGACTGCCAGTTAGCGCTGCAAATGAATGCATATCGTATCAAAAAATTTATCGGAGCATATGCTTCGATTATGAACGGTTTGGATGCTATTGTATTTACTGCTGGAATAGGGGAGAACTCTGATAAGATTAGAGACTTGGTGTGTAAAGATCAAGAATTTTTTGGTATTCAATTAGATGAAGAAAAGAACAGTATTCGATCTAAAGAAATAAGAGATATAAGTTTAGCTTCTTCAAAAGTAAAAATATTAGTTATTCCTACTAATGAAGAATTAGAGATTGCTAAACAATCATTCAAATTATTAGCATAA
- the pta gene encoding phosphate acetyltransferase codes for MSKAVYIATIEPNSGKSIVVLGMMRMLLGKVARVGYFRPIIDDPKEGEVDNHINTVISHFELDINFKKAYAYTRSEVLQKYNQGKSGEIIDEIIRKYKNLEERFDFILVEGTDFSDEGNIIEFDINVIIAKNLGIPAVIVASGIDKQNDEIVSNLKLAYDTFNSKDVEVLAMVANKVTQSCEKQLESSFEKNFGNTVDRIIIPKVNSLINPTIKEIVNKLEGNVLFGKEYLNNQAGNFGVGAMQLRNYLTHLKDNSLVITPGDRADIILGVLQANISNNYPKISGIILTGGIIPEPPILKLIEGVSLSFPIISVPSGTFAITNEIGAIKSKIYLDNLQKINTSISIFEKYVNEDQLADKLITFKSEGLTPRMFQYNLLKRALKHKKHIVLPEGSDERILRATSRLLASGVVDITLIGSEKKIKNKATKLDIQIDFDKIQIVLPTESPYYDDYVQTFYELRKHKNVNLDMAKDMMADVSYFGTMMIYKGHADGMVSGAVHTTQHTIRPALQFIKTKPGVKVVSSVFFMCLEDRVSVFGDCAINPNPNAEQLAEIAISSSESAAAFGIEPKVAMLSYSSGTSGKGEDVEIVREATAIVKEKHPDLKIEGPIQYDAAVDLEVGQSKLPNSEVAGQASVLIFPDLNTGNNTYKAIQRETGALAIGPMLQGLNKPVNDLSRGCTVDDVYNTVIITAIQAQGL; via the coding sequence ATGAGTAAAGCCGTTTATATTGCTACTATAGAACCTAATAGTGGTAAATCTATTGTTGTTTTAGGTATGATGCGTATGCTTCTGGGTAAAGTAGCCAGAGTAGGGTATTTTAGACCAATTATTGACGACCCTAAAGAAGGAGAAGTTGATAACCATATCAATACTGTAATATCGCATTTTGAGCTAGATATTAACTTCAAAAAAGCCTATGCGTATACAAGAAGTGAAGTGCTTCAAAAATACAATCAGGGTAAATCAGGAGAGATTATAGATGAGATTATAAGGAAGTACAAAAACCTTGAAGAAAGATTCGATTTTATACTAGTAGAAGGTACTGATTTTTCTGATGAAGGTAATATCATTGAGTTTGATATTAATGTCATTATTGCTAAAAACCTGGGTATCCCAGCTGTTATTGTTGCAAGTGGAATTGATAAGCAAAATGATGAAATTGTTAGTAATTTAAAACTGGCATATGATACTTTTAATAGTAAAGATGTAGAAGTTTTGGCTATGGTAGCAAATAAGGTTACCCAAAGTTGTGAAAAACAATTAGAAAGTAGTTTTGAAAAAAACTTTGGAAATACTGTCGACCGTATTATTATTCCAAAAGTCAATTCTCTAATTAATCCTACGATCAAAGAGATTGTAAATAAATTGGAAGGAAATGTATTGTTTGGGAAAGAATATCTTAATAACCAGGCTGGGAACTTTGGAGTGGGAGCAATGCAATTACGCAACTATCTTACTCATCTTAAGGATAACAGTCTTGTAATTACTCCGGGAGATCGTGCAGATATTATTTTAGGGGTATTGCAAGCAAATATTTCTAATAATTATCCGAAAATTTCTGGAATTATACTTACCGGAGGAATTATTCCCGAACCACCAATACTAAAATTAATAGAAGGTGTCTCTTTGTCTTTCCCTATTATATCAGTGCCTAGTGGTACATTTGCTATTACCAATGAAATAGGAGCAATTAAATCCAAAATTTATCTAGATAATTTACAAAAGATAAACACCTCAATTAGCATATTCGAAAAATATGTTAATGAAGATCAATTAGCAGATAAACTGATAACATTTAAGTCAGAAGGGTTAACCCCACGAATGTTTCAATATAATTTATTAAAGCGTGCTCTAAAACATAAAAAGCATATTGTTCTTCCAGAAGGATCAGATGAAAGAATATTAAGAGCTACCTCCAGACTGTTAGCTTCAGGAGTTGTAGATATTACTTTAATCGGAAGTGAAAAGAAAATAAAGAACAAAGCCACAAAGCTGGATATTCAAATAGATTTTGATAAAATACAGATTGTTTTACCCACAGAATCCCCTTATTATGACGATTATGTACAAACATTTTATGAGTTAAGAAAGCACAAAAATGTTAACCTGGATATGGCTAAAGATATGATGGCAGATGTGTCCTATTTTGGTACAATGATGATATATAAAGGTCACGCAGACGGAATGGTTTCGGGAGCGGTGCATACAACACAACATACAATTAGACCAGCTTTACAATTTATAAAGACCAAACCAGGAGTAAAAGTTGTTTCTTCTGTATTTTTTATGTGCTTAGAAGATCGAGTATCAGTTTTTGGTGATTGCGCAATTAATCCGAATCCTAATGCAGAACAATTGGCAGAAATAGCAATTTCTTCTTCAGAATCTGCAGCAGCGTTTGGGATTGAACCAAAAGTAGCAATGTTATCATATTCATCAGGAACCTCTGGTAAAGGAGAAGATGTAGAAATTGTTAGGGAAGCAACTGCTATTGTAAAAGAAAAACACCCTGATCTAAAAATTGAAGGGCCTATACAATATGATGCAGCAGTAGATTTAGAAGTGGGACAAAGTAAGTTACCAAATTCTGAAGTAGCGGGTCAAGCAAGTGTTTTGATATTTCCTGATTTAAATACGGGAAATAATACCTATAAAGCTATTCAACGAGAAACAGGAGCATTAGCCATTGGCCCAATGTTACAAGGGTTGAATAAACCTGTAAATGATTTAAGTAGAGGATGTACTGTTGATGATGTATACAATACTGTAATTATAACGGCAATTCAGGCTCAGGGATTATAA
- a CDS encoding porin family protein: MKKTIRLMLCTVLLGIITISAQEKQKGIEFGIKAGANLTEFRNASSNFKIGIMGGVFSQYRLSEKLAIRSEILYSAQGAKSKISSGKIKLNYINVLPAMIKFYPIKKLNLEAGPHVGYLLSGKGAGFVKSNFKKIDYGVALGIGYSLTDNLEVGIRYNLGLVDITKVSTTSFKNSVFQAGLAYKL; the protein is encoded by the coding sequence ATGAAGAAAACAATTAGATTAATGTTATGCACAGTGTTATTGGGGATAATAACTATAAGTGCACAGGAAAAACAAAAAGGGATAGAATTCGGAATTAAAGCTGGGGCTAATCTAACCGAATTTAGGAATGCATCTTCTAATTTTAAAATAGGGATAATGGGAGGAGTCTTTTCTCAATATAGGTTATCCGAAAAATTGGCAATTAGATCCGAAATACTTTATTCTGCCCAAGGAGCAAAATCAAAGATTAGTTCTGGTAAAATTAAATTAAATTATATCAATGTATTACCGGCAATGATCAAATTCTATCCAATTAAAAAATTAAACCTTGAAGCAGGACCTCATGTAGGATATTTGTTAAGTGGTAAAGGAGCAGGTTTTGTAAAGAGTAATTTTAAGAAAATCGATTACGGAGTAGCTTTGGGTATAGGATACTCACTAACTGATAATTTAGAAGTTGGAATTAGATATAATCTGGGGTTAGTTGATATCACTAAAGTGAGTACTACATCATTTAAAAATTCAGTGTTTCAAGCTGGTTTAGCTTATAAATTATGA
- a CDS encoding lipocalin family protein yields the protein MNNKIRITIFVVVLFTFSVYNVNAQTVDKDDLIKKWYLDTYKIGVEKYPPSKKEKNDYILFKKDMTFISMSEGKKESGVWMLNTNGNYIMMTDDKREKVKAYIRTLTPEVLALCFDIKEIREVEICYKSNL from the coding sequence ATGAACAACAAAATAAGAATAACAATTTTTGTAGTAGTACTATTCACTTTTTCGGTTTATAATGTCAATGCACAAACCGTAGATAAGGATGATCTTATAAAAAAATGGTATTTGGATACTTATAAGATTGGAGTTGAGAAATACCCACCATCCAAAAAAGAAAAAAATGACTATATCCTTTTTAAAAAGGATATGACCTTTATCTCTATGTCTGAAGGAAAAAAGGAGAGTGGTGTTTGGATGTTAAATACCAATGGAAACTATATAATGATGACTGATGATAAAAGAGAAAAGGTAAAGGCATACATCCGTACTTTAACACCTGAGGTTTTAGCGTTGTGTTTTGATATTAAGGAGATTAGGGAGGTAGAAATTTGTTATAAATCAAATTTATAA
- a CDS encoding GyrI-like domain-containing protein — MENPTQLERYKKLILFIEEKFKNEISKKDIEDISFYSYRNINRIFLALHHETIGQYIKRIKLEKAAEYLKFSSENISDIAYEIGYSDIAAFSKAFKKQFNCSPSSFRNSNKIKQHITQKAIFSLENTQEQVLNYELEEIPDFDILYLTYQGSYENISGIEKTWKQLISYASKHDLLKEETIILGEILDDDEITDTLHCRYNAGIVLEKEIDFPLKGLFKTKHIAQQKYAKFIHKGSHESTSDTYNLIYGYWITEVQLEFEDKPTLEFYLNDEADTPEKELLTEIYIPVKH; from the coding sequence ATGGAAAATCCAACGCAACTGGAACGTTATAAAAAACTGATTCTCTTTATAGAAGAAAAATTTAAAAATGAGATCAGTAAAAAAGATATCGAAGACATATCGTTTTATTCTTATCGAAATATAAACAGAATATTTCTTGCACTACATCACGAGACTATAGGTCAATATATAAAAAGAATAAAATTAGAAAAGGCTGCAGAGTATCTAAAATTTTCATCTGAGAATATCTCTGATATCGCATATGAAATTGGATATAGTGACATTGCTGCTTTTAGTAAAGCCTTTAAAAAACAGTTTAATTGTTCTCCTTCCTCTTTTCGAAATTCGAACAAAATTAAACAACACATTACCCAAAAAGCCATTTTCTCATTAGAAAACACTCAGGAGCAAGTTCTTAATTATGAGCTTGAAGAAATTCCTGATTTTGATATTTTATATCTAACCTATCAAGGATCTTATGAAAATATTAGTGGTATAGAAAAAACCTGGAAACAATTAATTTCATACGCATCAAAACACGATCTATTAAAGGAAGAAACAATTATATTAGGAGAAATATTAGATGATGATGAAATCACAGACACTTTACATTGTCGGTATAATGCTGGGATTGTTTTAGAAAAGGAAATAGATTTTCCTTTAAAAGGGTTATTTAAAACGAAACACATAGCTCAACAAAAATATGCCAAATTTATACATAAAGGTAGTCATGAGAGCACTTCAGATACTTACAATTTAATCTATGGGTACTGGATAACCGAAGTACAATTAGAGTTTGAAGACAAACCTACTTTAGAGTTTTATCTTAATGATGAAGCTGATACCCCAGAAAAGGAACTCCTTACCGAGATTTATATTCCTGTAAAGCACTAA
- a CDS encoding DUF418 domain-containing protein, with the protein MQKRIIGIDVARALAIFGMIIVNFKMAFGNHGTPFLNTILGILDGKAAATFVVLAGVGISLMTKGALHRNNADELNRNKYKLLKRALFLFLIGISYSTIWQADILHFYGIYILLAIFLIKSNPKTLLSIAIGMIILYPILMILWDYDNGWDYIKMTYTNLWTVKGFFKNLFFNGFHPVIPWSAFMIIGMWFGKMELSNTTIVIKALWGSLTIFITVQILSYFSILFFSMGNQEMITELTPILGTDPMPPLPLYMISGSSLAIFLISSCILISKKYENTTFIHTLKSTGQLALTFYIAHVIIGMGVIELVSPIKMGEFTVDFSFLYALLFIIVCLIFSVISKKHTKYGPIEWIMRKLTD; encoded by the coding sequence ATGCAAAAAAGAATTATTGGAATTGATGTAGCGCGAGCATTGGCAATCTTTGGAATGATTATCGTTAATTTTAAAATGGCATTTGGAAATCATGGTACCCCATTCTTAAATACTATTTTAGGAATATTAGATGGTAAAGCAGCTGCAACCTTTGTTGTTCTGGCGGGTGTAGGGATTTCATTAATGACAAAAGGTGCATTACATCGTAATAATGCAGATGAACTAAACCGAAATAAATACAAACTTCTCAAAAGAGCTCTATTTCTTTTCTTAATAGGTATATCCTATTCTACAATATGGCAAGCAGATATTTTACACTTTTACGGGATATATATATTACTTGCAATATTCTTAATAAAAAGTAATCCAAAAACACTATTATCTATCGCTATAGGAATGATCATATTATACCCTATACTTATGATATTATGGGATTATGATAATGGATGGGACTATATAAAAATGACTTATACAAATTTATGGACTGTAAAAGGTTTTTTTAAAAACCTTTTTTTTAATGGTTTCCACCCTGTTATTCCATGGAGTGCATTTATGATTATTGGGATGTGGTTCGGCAAAATGGAATTAAGCAACACTACAATCGTTATAAAAGCATTATGGGGTAGTCTTACCATATTTATAACCGTACAAATATTATCTTATTTTTCTATTTTATTCTTTTCTATGGGAAACCAGGAAATGATTACAGAATTAACTCCAATTCTTGGAACAGATCCTATGCCACCATTACCTTTATATATGATTTCTGGGAGTAGTTTAGCTATATTTCTTATTTCATCTTGTATTCTAATTTCAAAGAAATATGAAAATACTACTTTCATACATACTTTAAAAAGCACCGGGCAACTTGCCTTAACGTTTTATATTGCGCATGTTATAATAGGAATGGGAGTTATAGAACTAGTTAGTCCCATAAAAATGGGAGAGTTTACAGTAGATTTTTCATTTTTATACGCCTTATTATTTATTATTGTGTGTCTTATTTTTTCAGTGATTAGTAAAAAACATACAAAATACGGTCCTATTGAATGGATAATGCGGAAATTGACCGATTAA
- a CDS encoding DUF2911 domain-containing protein translates to MKQFNLITTCIVSTMMLLSIQTNAQLTTPEGSQRGQVMQRVGTTNITIDYGRPSVKDREIWGKLVPYGYNNLGFGTSTAAPWRAGANSNSTIAFTHDVKIEGKDIKAGTYGLHIALKEDGGATVIFSNNSTSWGSYFYDEKEDALRVDVKTKEAAHTEMLTFLFPKVEANSAVATLRWEKKEIPFKIEVDVKNVVMKDIKNDLRNSAGFTQSNWDSAANYAFNAGELDQALEWVDASISGSFFSKETFANLSLKSQILSKQGKTSEAMNFVDKAAKLGSTSQIFRLGTGLISSGQKDKALVILKDNVKNSKGAWPSNYGLAKAYSATGDYKNAIKAINTSLGNAPDRFKGRLNGDLEKLKKGQDIN, encoded by the coding sequence ATGAAACAATTCAACTTAATTACAACTTGTATTGTGAGCACAATGATGTTGCTCTCAATTCAAACAAATGCGCAACTTACAACACCAGAAGGAAGCCAGCGTGGCCAGGTAATGCAACGTGTAGGAACTACCAATATCACCATTGATTATGGAAGACCAAGTGTAAAAGATCGTGAAATCTGGGGGAAACTAGTTCCTTATGGATATAATAACTTGGGTTTTGGAACATCTACAGCAGCTCCCTGGAGAGCAGGAGCTAACAGCAATTCGACAATAGCGTTTACTCACGATGTAAAAATCGAAGGAAAAGATATTAAGGCAGGCACTTATGGCCTTCATATTGCACTAAAAGAAGATGGTGGTGCTACTGTTATATTTTCTAACAATTCTACATCCTGGGGAAGTTATTTCTATGATGAAAAAGAAGATGCTTTGCGAGTAGATGTTAAGACCAAAGAAGCAGCACATACCGAAATGCTAACTTTTTTATTCCCTAAAGTTGAAGCTAATAGTGCAGTAGCAACATTAAGATGGGAGAAAAAAGAGATCCCTTTTAAGATAGAAGTTGATGTTAAAAATGTGGTAATGAAAGACATTAAAAATGATCTTCGTAATTCTGCAGGTTTCACACAGTCAAACTGGGATAGTGCTGCAAATTATGCATTTAATGCAGGTGAATTAGATCAAGCATTAGAGTGGGTTGATGCATCTATATCTGGTAGTTTTTTTAGTAAAGAGACTTTTGCGAATTTATCTCTGAAGTCACAGATTTTGTCTAAACAAGGAAAAACAAGTGAAGCTATGAATTTTGTAGATAAAGCAGCCAAACTAGGAAGTACTTCGCAGATTTTTAGGTTAGGAACAGGTTTAATAAGCTCAGGGCAAAAGGATAAAGCACTTGTTATTTTAAAGGATAACGTAAAGAATAGTAAAGGTGCATGGCCATCAAATTATGGATTGGCAAAAGCATATTCGGCAACTGGGGATTATAAAAATGCTATAAAAGCAATAAATACATCATTGGGTAATGCTCCCGATCGATTTAAAGGAAGGCTTAATGGTGATTTAGAAAAACTTAAAAAAGGTCAGGATATAAATTAA
- a CDS encoding peroxiredoxin has product MKTGIKLFTIVFLFGIISCKKEKPSDLIDFKSGPWKATLEVQDDKKLPFLIEVMEDQTLRIFNAEETIDVDEVIINKDSILIKFPVFEGYIAGRFIDSMTISGSFIKNSLDRVVPFTAKYGEQDRFEIVSKPNHDITGNWETVFSKDNEEDRYIAKGTFKQNGNVVTGTFRTTTGDYRYLEGVLNNDQLQLSTFDGAHAFLFNAKVTDSSLNGYFYSGNHWKEPFVAKRNENFKLPSEDSLTFLKEGYDTLKFTFPDVEGNQISLTDERFKDKVVIVQIMGTWCPNCMDETKYYVAYQNKNKNNGAEFVALAFEYAKTEEKAFKSIKRLQQKLKVTYPILLAQYGTSDKQKAQEKLPMLNHVLSYPTTIFIDKKGQVRKIHTGFNGPATGQKYVDFKKDFEDFVNQLLKE; this is encoded by the coding sequence ATGAAAACAGGAATTAAGCTATTTACTATTGTTTTTCTTTTCGGAATAATTTCTTGTAAGAAAGAAAAACCATCTGATTTGATTGATTTTAAAAGTGGCCCCTGGAAAGCAACTTTAGAAGTTCAGGATGATAAAAAACTTCCTTTTTTGATTGAAGTAATGGAGGATCAGACATTAAGAATTTTTAATGCCGAAGAAACAATTGATGTTGATGAAGTCATAATTAATAAAGATTCTATATTAATTAAGTTTCCCGTTTTTGAAGGATATATAGCCGGTCGATTTATAGATTCGATGACGATCTCTGGAAGTTTTATTAAAAATAGTCTGGATAGAGTAGTGCCTTTTACAGCAAAATATGGAGAACAGGATCGATTTGAAATCGTTTCAAAACCAAATCATGATATTACAGGGAATTGGGAGACCGTTTTTAGTAAAGACAATGAAGAAGATAGGTATATTGCAAAAGGGACTTTTAAACAGAATGGAAATGTAGTTACGGGTACATTTAGAACAACTACAGGAGATTATCGTTATTTAGAAGGTGTTTTAAATAATGATCAATTACAATTATCAACTTTTGATGGAGCTCACGCTTTCTTATTTAATGCAAAGGTTACAGATAGTTCATTAAATGGATACTTTTATTCTGGTAATCACTGGAAAGAACCTTTTGTAGCTAAAAGAAATGAGAACTTTAAATTACCTTCTGAAGATTCACTAACTTTTCTGAAAGAAGGATATGATACATTAAAATTTACTTTCCCTGATGTTGAAGGGAATCAAATTTCACTTACAGATGAACGGTTTAAAGATAAAGTGGTAATTGTACAAATTATGGGAACCTGGTGCCCTAATTGTATGGATGAAACCAAATATTATGTAGCGTATCAGAATAAGAATAAAAACAATGGAGCCGAATTTGTTGCATTAGCTTTTGAATATGCAAAGACCGAAGAAAAAGCATTTAAATCTATAAAACGATTGCAGCAAAAATTAAAAGTTACATACCCTATTCTTTTAGCTCAATATGGAACTTCAGATAAACAGAAAGCACAAGAAAAACTACCGATGCTAAATCATGTACTGTCATATCCAACTACTATTTTTATTGATAAAAAAGGACAAGTACGTAAAATACATACAGGTTTCAATGGGCCAGCTACAGGTCAAAAATATGTAGATTTTAAAAAGGATTTTGAAGATTTTGTTAATCAGCTGTTAAAGGAATAG